A genomic region of bacterium contains the following coding sequences:
- a CDS encoding GxxExxY protein: MIKENEVSEKVIGLAIEMHKTLGPGLLESPYEECFCRELTLNKLSFERQIPLPVEYKGVRLDCGYRLDLVVENCVIVELKSIEALLPIHQAQVLTYLKLTGIKVGLLINFNVPILKDGIKRIVNKL; this comes from the coding sequence ATGATAAAAGAAAATGAAGTGTCCGAGAAAGTAATTGGTTTAGCAATTGAAATGCATAAAACCTTAGGCCCCGGATTATTAGAATCCCCCTATGAAGAATGTTTTTGCAGAGAACTAACTCTAAATAAACTTTCTTTTGAAAGGCAAATACCTTTACCGGTAGAGTATAAAGGTGTTCGTTTAGATTGTGGATACCGTCTTGATTTAGTCGTTGAAAATTGTGTAATTGTTGAATTGAAATCTATTGAAGCTCTACTCCCAATTCATCAAGCTCAAGTTCTAACATATTTGAAATTGACAGGAATAAAAGTAGGATTGCTTATAAATTTTAATGTCCCTATTTTAAAAGATGGTATAAAGAGGATAGTAAATAAATTGTAG
- the lsrF gene encoding 3-hydroxy-5-phosphonooxypentane-2,4-dione thiolase produces MDWGLSNRINRIFNKETGRTVMLAVDHGYFLGPISGLETPSKTVTPLIEYADSLMLTRGILRTSVKPDNNIPIVLRVSGGTSILDEDLSNEGITTSIKEAVRLNASAVALSIFVGAPNEKETLLNLAKLVDEAEEYGIAVLAVTAVGKNMVRDVRYLALACRIAAEIGAHIVKTYYCEEFEKVIESCPVPIVIAGGKKLPEEEAFKLAYNAIQKGAKGVDMGRNIFQSEYPVAAMKTIKAIVHNGIGLEEACALFNKLKK; encoded by the coding sequence ATGGATTGGGGATTAAGCAATAGAATCAATAGAATATTTAATAAAGAAACGGGACGCACGGTGATGCTTGCCGTTGACCATGGTTACTTTTTAGGTCCGATAAGCGGGTTGGAAACCCCATCAAAAACCGTTACTCCTTTGATTGAATATGCGGATTCCTTAATGCTTACCCGCGGGATACTCAGAACATCCGTAAAACCGGATAATAATATACCAATCGTATTGAGAGTTTCAGGCGGAACAAGCATTCTGGATGAAGATTTATCCAATGAAGGAATTACTACATCAATTAAAGAAGCAGTTAGGCTGAACGCTTCGGCCGTAGCGTTATCCATATTCGTAGGCGCTCCTAATGAAAAAGAGACGTTATTGAATTTGGCTAAACTTGTTGATGAAGCCGAAGAATATGGTATAGCAGTTCTTGCAGTTACTGCAGTCGGTAAAAATATGGTAAGAGATGTAAGGTATTTAGCATTAGCTTGCCGTATTGCGGCTGAAATCGGAGCGCATATAGTAAAAACTTATTATTGTGAGGAATTTGAAAAGGTTATAGAAAGTTGTCCCGTTCCCATTGTTATTGCGGGAGGGAAAAAACTTCCCGAGGAAGAAGCGTTCAAATTGGCATATAATGCGATTCAAAAAGGAGCAAAAGGTGTGGATATGGGAAGAAATATATTTCAATCGGAGTATCCTGTTGCGGCAATGAAAACAATAAAAGCTATTGTTCATAATGGTATAGGGTTGGAAGAAGCTTGCGCATTGTTTAATAAATTGAAAAAATAA